In one window of Bradyrhizobium sp. AZCC 1721 DNA:
- a CDS encoding class I SAM-dependent methyltransferase, which produces MIALARAVTLLVGLGLGASCGHAADIGYLAPPGVPAKEFPAPQRPVAQIVSPGRASEQHRDSLNEAGEIARLLELKPGMTVADIGAGSGYHTVRLSGLVGPTGAVIAQDVTRSYLIALARRTQRLRLTNVTFALGKPHDPRLPGSSLDAAILVHMYHEIAQPYALLYNLAPALRSGARVGIVDLERPTSEHGTPIELLRCELTAIGYREVATHQLAGDGGYLAVFSPPEPRDRKAPRDIVACRGAGTR; this is translated from the coding sequence ATGATAGCACTGGCCCGCGCGGTGACGCTTCTTGTGGGCCTAGGCCTAGGCGCAAGTTGCGGACATGCCGCTGACATTGGCTATCTTGCTCCGCCGGGTGTCCCTGCAAAGGAGTTTCCCGCGCCTCAGCGCCCGGTTGCGCAGATCGTCAGCCCAGGCCGTGCCTCCGAGCAGCACCGCGATTCCCTGAATGAGGCGGGTGAGATCGCCCGCCTTCTTGAACTCAAGCCAGGCATGACCGTCGCCGACATTGGTGCAGGCAGCGGCTACCACACGGTGCGTCTCTCCGGTCTCGTCGGTCCCACCGGCGCCGTCATCGCCCAGGACGTCACGCGAAGTTACCTCATCGCGCTCGCCAGGCGAACGCAACGCCTGAGGCTGACAAATGTCACATTCGCGCTGGGCAAACCACACGACCCGCGCCTTCCCGGCTCCTCGCTCGACGCTGCCATCCTCGTGCACATGTATCACGAAATAGCTCAGCCCTACGCCTTGCTCTACAATCTGGCGCCCGCCTTGAGGTCGGGCGCGCGGGTCGGAATTGTCGACCTCGAGCGTCCGACGTCGGAGCATGGCACGCCGATCGAGCTGTTGCGTTGCGAACTGACCGCCATTGGCTATCGCGAGGTCGCCACACATCAGCTCGCAGGCGACGGCGGATACCTGGCGGTGTTTTCGCCACCGGAGCCACGGGATCGAAAAGCCCCCCGGGACATCGTTGCTTGTCGGGGTGCCGGCACTCGCTGA
- a CDS encoding glycosyltransferase family 2 protein translates to MKEVTHGIGGKRPVLCQPPVVSAIIPCLDEETAIGQVVAAVLAQNVSEVVVVDGGSRDRTAERARAAGARVIAEPRRGYGRAIQAGIAAVRDDADILVFLDGDGSDPAERISDLVSPIMAGQAIFVVGSRVRGSRESGSLAPQQLLAAHVARLLLRVVYGVGFTDLSPFRAIRRDELRHLGMKEETYGWNLEMLMRVAAARLPALEIAVGQRRRIGGVSKVSGNLIAGIKAAWSISTTFVRLAIELRHQRGPGERHG, encoded by the coding sequence GTGAAAGAGGTGACCCATGGGATCGGCGGGAAGCGGCCCGTGTTGTGTCAACCGCCAGTCGTTTCGGCGATCATTCCATGCCTCGACGAGGAAACGGCAATCGGCCAGGTCGTAGCTGCAGTGCTGGCACAGAACGTGAGTGAAGTCGTCGTTGTCGACGGCGGCTCGCGGGACCGCACGGCCGAGCGGGCCCGGGCCGCCGGAGCTCGCGTGATTGCCGAGCCGCGACGTGGCTACGGTCGCGCCATCCAGGCAGGCATCGCCGCTGTGCGCGACGACGCCGACATTCTGGTCTTTCTCGACGGTGACGGCAGTGATCCTGCAGAGCGCATCTCAGATCTTGTATCGCCGATCATGGCTGGGCAGGCCATCTTCGTTGTCGGCTCGCGCGTTCGCGGTTCACGCGAATCCGGCAGCCTGGCGCCGCAGCAGCTCCTCGCGGCCCATGTCGCCAGGCTGCTCCTGCGCGTCGTCTATGGCGTAGGCTTCACCGACCTGTCGCCGTTTCGCGCCATCCGGCGGGATGAGCTCAGACATCTCGGTATGAAGGAGGAGACGTATGGCTGGAACCTGGAAATGCTGATGCGGGTTGCGGCCGCTCGCTTGCCGGCACTCGAGATCGCCGTGGGGCAGCGGCGCCGGATCGGTGGGGTATCGAAGGTCTCCGGCAATCTCATTGCCGGCATCAAGGCAGCTTGGTCGATTTCGACGACATTTGTTCGCCTCGCAATTGAGCTGCGACACCAAAGGGGTCCGGGAGAGAGGCATGGCTAG
- a CDS encoding DoxX family protein — MPKNPFTDVWQFLTATTGDYLQLGNWRFLILALFWALLLAGIAVAFQNWREDPAQRTGRHLGIWLVRVLIGCMWFEGMLWKLPLPVSGGLQYWTEQETTRAAFEFHGAFVKDIVLPNMNFFGPIVFLAELAFATSMILGLAVRFVGVLGLAYTLQLWLGIYRPGDPAEWPWSYMFLAMLMFLFVVEGAGRSLGLDAWLRRKIPTVRDGKGPIGWFFNIAG; from the coding sequence ATGCCCAAGAATCCATTTACCGATGTCTGGCAGTTCCTGACCGCGACCACCGGCGACTATCTTCAGCTCGGAAACTGGCGCTTTCTGATCCTGGCGCTGTTCTGGGCGCTGCTGCTCGCCGGCATTGCGGTGGCCTTCCAGAATTGGCGGGAGGATCCGGCGCAACGCACCGGCCGACATCTTGGAATCTGGCTGGTCCGGGTCCTGATCGGCTGCATGTGGTTCGAGGGCATGTTGTGGAAACTCCCGCTGCCCGTGTCCGGCGGCCTGCAATACTGGACCGAACAGGAAACGACCCGCGCGGCGTTCGAGTTTCACGGCGCCTTCGTGAAGGATATCGTGTTGCCCAACATGAATTTCTTTGGGCCAATTGTTTTTCTTGCCGAGCTTGCGTTCGCCACTTCGATGATCCTCGGGCTTGCGGTACGATTTGTCGGCGTGCTGGGTCTCGCCTATACGCTGCAACTCTGGCTCGGCATTTATCGGCCGGGCGATCCGGCCGAGTGGCCGTGGTCTTACATGTTCCTGGCCATGCTGATGTTCCTGTTTGTGGTCGAGGGCGCCGGCCGCAGTCTCGGCCTTGATGCCTGGTTGCGCCGCAAAATCCCTACCGTGCGCGATGGGAAGGGACCTATTGGCTGGTTCTTCAACATCGCCGGTTAG
- a CDS encoding radical SAM protein, giving the protein MNISGEVQGTGAPFDPRRYHETVTGERTEVAQRPPVCAYLEVTNRCNLLCTTCPRTYEELEPPADMSWDLFTSIVDQLPDLARVVLHGVGEPMLVPNLPRMVKYLKERGVYVLFNTNGTVLSERNGRALIDAGLDELRVSLDASNRESFKAIRGRDYFGRIVRNVRAFRELQEREGFARPQVSVWLTGLKETVEQLPAFVKVAAEIGVKEVYLQRLVFFTESAIGMARPDQALFERLTQAEAAYLKEAEDLAHSLGVTFSASGAATEPGLSLKGSGDGSPWSLCRRPWSLMYFTANGRALPCCIAPFSQHGYENYTLGHAGQQSLHDIWNGSAYREFRAALLSDKPPKSCSNCGLRWSL; this is encoded by the coding sequence GAACATTTCCGGCGAAGTGCAGGGCACTGGCGCGCCGTTCGATCCGCGCCGCTATCACGAGACGGTCACGGGCGAGCGCACCGAGGTTGCCCAGCGTCCGCCGGTCTGCGCTTATCTGGAAGTGACCAACCGCTGCAATCTGCTGTGCACCACCTGTCCTCGCACCTACGAGGAGCTCGAGCCGCCGGCAGACATGAGCTGGGATTTGTTCACGTCGATTGTCGACCAGCTTCCCGATCTGGCGCGCGTGGTTCTGCACGGCGTTGGCGAGCCGATGCTGGTCCCGAACCTGCCGCGAATGGTCAAATACCTGAAAGAGCGCGGCGTTTACGTCTTGTTCAACACCAATGGAACGGTCCTCAGTGAGCGCAACGGCCGTGCTCTGATTGACGCCGGGCTTGATGAGCTGCGTGTATCGCTCGACGCGTCAAACCGCGAGAGCTTCAAGGCGATCCGTGGCAGGGATTATTTCGGTCGGATTGTCCGCAATGTTCGCGCCTTTCGCGAGCTACAGGAGCGGGAGGGGTTCGCAAGGCCGCAAGTTTCCGTTTGGCTCACCGGCCTGAAAGAGACTGTCGAGCAACTGCCTGCATTTGTGAAAGTTGCGGCGGAGATCGGTGTCAAAGAGGTTTATCTGCAACGGCTCGTATTCTTCACTGAATCCGCCATTGGCATGGCGCGACCGGATCAGGCCCTGTTCGAGCGCCTGACGCAGGCAGAAGCGGCCTACTTGAAAGAAGCGGAGGATCTGGCGCATTCCCTCGGCGTGACCTTCAGCGCGTCGGGCGCCGCAACCGAGCCGGGACTGAGCCTAAAGGGCAGTGGTGACGGTTCGCCGTGGTCGCTCTGCCGACGGCCGTGGTCGTTGATGTATTTCACGGCCAATGGCCGCGCCTTGCCATGCTGCATCGCGCCATTTTCGCAACATGGCTACGAGAACTACACGCTTGGCCATGCAGGGCAGCAGTCCTTACACGACATCTGGAACGGGTCCGCGTATCGGGAGTTTCGTGCGGCCCTGCTATCGGACAAGCCGCCTAAGAGCTGCTCCAATTGCGGCCTGCGCTGGAGCCTGTGA